From Scylla paramamosain isolate STU-SP2022 unplaced genomic scaffold, ASM3559412v1 Contig26, whole genome shotgun sequence, the proteins below share one genomic window:
- the LOC135097626 gene encoding uncharacterized protein LOC135097626, whose translation MAAAPKVCVRRAKLIFLMENAGKDVLTFVLKRGALNAPATLPGMSLTYYLDHLPQGSTANYGRMSNKQKKGALNHTDRRQAQRFPLWDNFDVTLLYKSIKLTCEDLAKDGNPEWQDPNTLEGMVTKIKDERNELFHEVRDFSEAEYQDKVNKLEHLFIRVLAAAKTKYRIPDAEVTPVQNNALQVTDTFRKTGMEKGILKDYFSTMHQEFMRDSRTHLKTFYDRLQTFDPLSFLTNSPNHCHNIQGIFCKMSLTEERGHVQQRRDIDTCDVLTVTRRAGQNPQLSTSSSATPPTHGAKPQLILIRGVAGSGKTTLLTFFVSEWLQDPDDCTITHLDEYDIVLRVLCRDNDGPSLQDFLKRILPKHFAVMDEHLITLLQQCKVLFLIDGLDELSPGTPSDSLVKDILNTSKYSADFTLVCTSRPETVQDFLAKVPDGVDVWNMEMKSVSHEKRINFVMKHYNSFPDNGNKNSEKLEYLMKHLGWKDFLGLPLNLLFVASLFYKDQNNIKITTTQTSLYVTIRDWCIQKLQARLKNHPQDSQTRKVLISKVLQDVYDMSLQALLQDRVTLSSQEEQNLICSCLGKGLPSKEIIPAFFNFRDINDGLEHHQKYTAPHKSLQEFYSASGIVHKLVEGSHSANIRRMLHDPRPEQLRNLRNLLLHVAGLLCHPNTPFRAPAIQEVVDLLAETGVEDCDDWLSMLEDTEVNRTALDCVVRHITSDEEEMVTITDSTITSAKALLPLIPSKKVLIDLSRKESDVQGLIFEHHKYIGLYLHHQYKHPDQATLCDSLLRAMPRSHLGVFTGHLSGAGTQLLQEWRGLWRLHLTVCDQDAQEVLAAIRAVHQSVPQLHCLYLHVPVGAVKTQACTTRLPDCPLVNLVLSGVDERLLKEAAQIAQLLQPTQRRYRSIMFPGSSMKADVWQQCLDELATAGVRLQGVGGGIQAPDAIPIKEEEERELITLAKTRMLGGFTRWSEEDLWQHL comes from the exons ATGGCCGCCGCTCCGAAAGTTTGCGTCCGTCGCGCGAAGCTCATTTTCCTGATGGAGAACGCAGGCAAGGACGTCTTGACCTTCGTATTGAAGCGCGGCGCGCTGAACGCCCCCGCCACGCTGCCGGGCATGTCCCTCACTTACTACCTTGATCATCTCCCTCAAGGCTCGACCGCCAACTATGGCAGGATgagtaacaaacaaaagaaaggagcaCTGAACCACACCGACCGCCGCCAAGCACAACGCTTTCCTTTATGGGACAACTTCGACGTGACTTTACTGTACAAGTCAATAAAGTTGACGTGCGAAGACCTGGCGAAAGATGGCAATCCCGAATGGCAGGACCCGAACACTCTGGAGGGAATGGTAACGAAAATCAAGGATGAGCGGAATGAACTCTTTCATGAAGTGAGAGATTTCAGCGAGGCAGAGTACCAGGACAAAGTCAACAAGTTAGAACACCTCTTTATCAGAGTCCTCGCCGCAGCCAAGACCAAATACCGCATTCCAGACGCAGAGGTGACACCCGTGCAGAACAACGCCCTGCAGGTCACTGATACCTTCAGAAAAacaggaatggagaaaggaatTTTAAAAGATTACTTCAGTACCATGCACCAAGAATTTATGAGAGACAGTCGGACCCACCTCAAAACATTCTATGATCGCCTGCAAACCTTTgatcctctgtccttccttaccAACTCCCCAAATCACTGCCATAACATCCAGGGCATTTTCTGCAAGATGTCCCTCACGGAAGAAAGAGGACACGTCCAACAGAGACGAGACATCGACACTTGCGACGTGCTGACGGTGACGCGCCGCGCGGGACAGAATCCCCAGCTGTCCACATCCTCATCGgccacgccgcccacgcacggCGCCAAGCCACAGCTCATCTTGATTAGGGGCGTGGCAGGAAGCGGCAAAACAACCCTGCTTACCTTCTTTGTCTCAGAGTGGCTTCAGGACCCCGACGACTGCACCATCACACACCTGGACGAGTACGACATCGTGCTGCGTGTCTTGTGTCGCGATAATGACGGCCCGTCCCTCCAGGACTTCCTCAAACGGATCCTCCCAAAGCATTTTGCTGTGATGGACGAACATCTCATCACCCTCCTACAACAATGCAAGGTTCTCTTCCTGATTGACGGCCTGGACGAATTGTCGCCAGGCACTCCATCAGACAGCCTTGTGAAAGACATCCTCAACACTTCGAAATATTCGGCAGACTTCACACTCGTCTGCACATCGCGGCCAGAAACAGTGCAAGATTTCCTGGCCAAAGTACCTGATGGTGTTGATGTGTGGAACATGGAGATGAAAAGTGTCAGCCATGAAAAAAGAATTAATTTTGTTATGAAGCATTACAACAGCTTCCCAGACAACGGGAACAAGAACTCTGAGAAACTTGAATATCTCATGAAACATCTAGGCTGGAAGGATTTCCTCGGCCTCCCCTTGAACCTCCTTTTTGTTGCAAGTCTTTTTTACAAGGATCAAAACAACATCAAGATCACCACCACTCAGACCAGCCTTTACGTCACCATACGAGACTGGTGCATACAAAAACTGCAGGCCAGACTCAAAAATCATCCACAAGACTCACAGACCCGTAAGGTCCTCATCTCCAAGGTGCTGCAGGACGTATACGACATGTCATTGCAAGCTCTCCTGCAAGACCGAGTCACTCTGTCAAGCCAGGAAGAGCAGAATCTGATTTGTTCCTGTCTTGGGAAAGGATTACCCAGCAAAGAAATTATCCCAGCGTTTTTCAATTTTCGAGACATCAATGACGGGCTGGAGCATCATCAGAAGTACACAGCCCCACACAAGAGCCTACAGGAATTCTACAGTGCATCAGGAATCGTCCACAAGCTGGTGGAGGGCTCACACTCAGCAAACATACGACGCATGCTTCACGACCCGAGGCCAGAACAGCTCCGGAACTTGAGGAACCTACTCCTGCATGTTGCAGGTCTCCTCTGCCACCCTAACACACCATTTCGTGCTCCAGCCATACAA GAAGTGGTGGACCTGCTGGCGGAGACTGGGGTGGAAGATTGTGATGATTGGCTGTCCATGCTGGAGGACACTGAAGTGAACAGGACTGCCTTGGATTGTGTTGTCAGACACATTACAagtgatgaggaggaaatgGTAACAATAACAGacagcaccatcaccagtgCTAAAGCTCTactccccctcatcccctccaagAAGGTACTCATAGATCTAAGCAGGAAGGAATCAGACGTGCAGGGGCTCATCTTTGAACACCACAAATACATTGGGCTGTACCTGCACCACCAATACAAGCATCCAGACCAAGCCACTCTCTGTGACTCTTTGCTGCGTGCCATGCCCAG GAGTCACCTTGGTGTGTTCACGGGTCACCTAAGTGGTGCCGGCACGcagctgctgcaggagtggCGGGGCCTCTGGCGACTCCACCTGACCGTGTGTGACCAAGACGCCCAAGAGGTTCTGGCCGCCATCAGGGCCGTCCACCAGTCAGTGCCTCAACTACACTGCCTCT ACCTACACGTCCCCGTGGGTGCCGTGAAGACACAGGCGTGCACCACACGGTTGCCTGACTGCCCACTGGTGAACCTCGTATTGTCTGGTGTGGACGAGAGGCTGCTGAAGGAGGCAGCCCAGATAGCACAGCTCCTGCAGCCCACACAGCGCCG ATACCGCAGCATCATGTTCCCCGGCAGCAGCATGAAGGCAGATGTGTGGCAGCAGTGCCTTGACGAGCTGGCCACTGCCGGCGTCAGGTTGcagggtgttggtggtggtattcaAGCACCGGACGCCATCCccatcaaggaggaggaggaaagggagctgATCACCCTTGCCAAGACCAGGATGTTGGGTGGCTTCacaag GTGGTCTGAAGAGGATCTGTGGCAGCACCTGTAA